A region of the Armatimonadota bacterium genome:
TGGCAGGTGCATCATCTTTTACACCGATTACTACGGCGACCCTGCCAGTTATTCTGCCTTCCTTGCAGGCATCAATTATTGCCTGCATGTTGCTCCCCCGGCCGTGACCAGAAACCATTACCGCAATATTGATACTTTTCGGGTTGTTTGTCATTTGATTATTGCTCTCAATTCCTCACGAGGATAATCTGCATCTGCGAAAGCTTAGATAACCTGGACTTCGCGACTGCCTTTTCGCACCTCTCCAATCGCATATGCATTTTCACCTAGTTCTTTAAGCCTGGCAACAATTTTCATCGCTTGTTCGCGTGGGACGATTAGAATATAGCCAATGCCCATGTTAAATGTGCGATACATCTCGGGTTCGGCAATGTTCCCCATTTCCTGAATTAGCCTAAATATCGGCGGTGCTTCCCATGCCTGCCGATATACAATGGCTTGGCAGTCCTCAGGAAGGGCCCGCGGAATGTTGTCGTAGAATCCGCCTCCTGTGATATGTGCCATCCCGTGTATATCAAATTCTGAGAGCAAAACTTGCACGGGTTTTAGATAGATTTTATGAGGAATTAGAAGAGCCTCGCCCAGGGTTGTTCCTAGCTCTGGGATGTCTTGGTCAACTCGCATTTTTGCCATATCAAAGAAGATGTGGCGGACAAGAGAATATCCGTTGGTATGTAATCCGCTAGAGGCTATTCCGACCAATACATCGCCTGGAAGCACTTTTGAGCCATCAACAATTTTGTTTCTATCTACCAAGCCAATAATACAGCCCACTAGGTCGTATTCGTCAGGAAGGTAGAATCCGGGGAGTTCTGCCGTCTCGCCGCCAATCAACGCACACCCGGCGTTCTTGCACGCTTCTGCAGTGCCTTTTACGACTTCAACAACTACTTCGGGATTGAGTTGGCTTGTGCCAAAGTAATCAAGGAAAAATAAAGGGCGCGCACCTTGGACAAGGATATCATTAACACAGTGGTTGACGATATCGTGGCCAACTGTATCATGTTTTTTTAGCATGAAGGCAATTTTGAGTTTAGTGCCAACGCTGTCAATGCTAGAAACAAGCACAGGCTGTTGTGTGTCTTTCAGGTCTAATTGATACATGCTTCCAAAAGCACCCACGTCAGTCAGAACGCCTGGTGTAAAGGTTGACCTTATATATTCCTTCATTCGGAGAACCGCTTCATTAGCGGCATCAATGTCCACTCCAGCGGCTTTATAGGTTGTTCTTTCCTTCATCGCGCGCTCCTTCCTGCAAATATCTCGTGCTCGCGCTTCTTTTCCTCTTCTGGTTCAAACGCAAACTTGGAAACCTTGATATGATGCGGAATTTCGATTGGATATTTGCCATCAAAGCAGGCTAGGCAGAACTTATCACGCCGAAGCCCGATTGCTTGAACAAGCCCTTTGATGCTCAAATAACCTAGGCTGTCGGCACCGATATGCTGGCGAATCTCTTCAACCGACATGTTAGCAGCGATTAATTCGGATTGTTTTGCCATATCGATTCCATAAAAACATGGGTATTTAATCGGCGGTGAGCTAATTCGAACGTGAACTGCTATTGCACCAGCGTCACGAAGCATCTTGACGGTTGGTCTTGTGGTTGTTGCTCGAACAATGCTGTCTTCGACCATTACCACTCTCTTGCCTGCTAATGTTTCTTTTACAGGGTTGAATTTCATTCGCACGCCTAGGTCGCGCATCCTTTGATTGGGTTCAATAAACGTTCGATGAATGTACCGATTCTTGATTACGCCCTCGCCATATTGAATGCGCGATGCCGCTGCATATCCAATTGCTGCAGGTGTGCCGGTATCGGGGATTGGGATAACTACTTGAGCATCGGGTGCTGGGTGCTCTTGCGCGAGCTCGTGGCCCATCCTCTGGCGCACAAGATGCAGTGTCTTGTGATACATCATGCTATCTGGTCTGGCGAAGTAGATAAACTCAAACACACAGAGGGCGTGTTTGCGCGTTGGTATAGCTTGAACTTCACGCAAACCCGACTTGTCGATGATTGCTATCTCACCGGGTTCGATTTCGCTGACAAACTTTGCTCCCACAAGGCTTAAGGCACACGTTTCTGATGAAAGGATGTAATTTTGGTGGTTGAATCTTCCAATGCAGAGTGGACGTATCCCGTATGGGTCCCGAACACCCAACAATTTATCGCGCGTGAGAATAACTAGTGAGTATGCGCCACTAATCTTATGCATGGTTTCGGTGATTGCGTCTTCGATTGAGGAGGCATCACTGCGGGCGATTAGCTTGGCGATTATTTCGGTGTCGCTTGTTGAAGTGAAAGTTTCGCCATCAGCTTCAAGTTCGGAGCGGAGTTCTGCAGCGTTGATTAAATTTCCATTGTGCCCAATCGCGATTGTTCCAAACTTTGATTCGCAAACTATAGGCTGAGCATTTTGCACGATGGATGACCCAGTAGTGGAATATCGGTTGTGGCCAATAGCAATATGACCACGCAGTTCTGCAAGGATTGATTCGGTAAAAATTTGGTTCACAAGGCCCATGTCCTTGTGAACGCGGATGACTGAGCCATCCGAGACTGCAATTCCAGCGCTTTCTTGGCCGCGATGCTGTAAGCCAAATAGGCCGAAGTACGTTAGCCTTGCAACGTCTTCAC
Encoded here:
- the purM gene encoding phosphoribosylformylglycinamidine cyclo-ligase, encoding MKERTTYKAAGVDIDAANEAVLRMKEYIRSTFTPGVLTDVGAFGSMYQLDLKDTQQPVLVSSIDSVGTKLKIAFMLKKHDTVGHDIVNHCVNDILVQGARPLFFLDYFGTSQLNPEVVVEVVKGTAEACKNAGCALIGGETAELPGFYLPDEYDLVGCIIGLVDRNKIVDGSKVLPGDVLVGIASSGLHTNGYSLVRHIFFDMAKMRVDQDIPELGTTLGEALLIPHKIYLKPVQVLLSEFDIHGMAHITGGGFYDNIPRALPEDCQAIVYRQAWEAPPIFRLIQEMGNIAEPEMYRTFNMGIGYILIVPREQAMKIVARLKELGENAYAIGEVRKGSREVQVI
- the purF gene encoding amidophosphoribosyltransferase — encoded protein: MCQNFDRPHEECGVFGVYAEGEDVARLTYFGLFGLQHRGQESAGIAVSDGSVIRVHKDMGLVNQIFTESILAELRGHIAIGHNRYSTTGSSIVQNAQPIVCESKFGTIAIGHNGNLINAAELRSELEADGETFTSTSDTEIIAKLIARSDASSIEDAITETMHKISGAYSLVILTRDKLLGVRDPYGIRPLCIGRFNHQNYILSSETCALSLVGAKFVSEIEPGEIAIIDKSGLREVQAIPTRKHALCVFEFIYFARPDSMMYHKTLHLVRQRMGHELAQEHPAPDAQVVIPIPDTGTPAAIGYAAASRIQYGEGVIKNRYIHRTFIEPNQRMRDLGVRMKFNPVKETLAGKRVVMVEDSIVRATTTRPTVKMLRDAGAIAVHVRISSPPIKYPCFYGIDMAKQSELIAANMSVEEIRQHIGADSLGYLSIKGLVQAIGLRRDKFCLACFDGKYPIEIPHHIKVSKFAFEPEEEKKREHEIFAGRSAR